A window of Sander vitreus isolate 19-12246 chromosome 18, sanVit1, whole genome shotgun sequence contains these coding sequences:
- the LOC144533531 gene encoding potassium channel subfamily K member 2-like, which yields MAAPDLLDPKSAAHNSKPRLSFSVSPVLLNTPEDECDTRTTVMRWKTVSAIFFLVVLYLIIGATVFRALEQPHESSQKLAILAEKLDFLAMHSCVNSSELEDLVKQVVSAVRAGVNPSGNSSNHMSLWDISSSFFFAGTVITTIGFGNISPHTEGGRIFCIIYALLGIPLFGFLLAGVGDQLGTIFGKGIAKVEKMIVKWKVSQTKIRVISTLIFILFGCLIFVALPVIIFKHIEGWSTLESIYFVVITLTTIGFGDFVAGEKGGSDSSEFLNYYKPVVWFWILVGLAYFAAVLSMIGDWFRVISKKTKEEVGEFRAHAAEWTANVSAEFKETRRRLSVDIYDKFQRAASIKRKLSSELGINTTLNQELTPGKRALSVNLYEDREAYPNSTLSLSPIRGTLVRNGSFYLNGLSPDYADRQEIAIIENLK from the exons A TGGCCGCACCTGACCTTCTTGACCCAAAATCTGCCGCCCACAACTCCAAACCTCGCCTGTCATTCTCGGTCAGCCCGGTGCTGCTGAATACTCCAGAGGACGAGTGTGACACCCGGACTACAGTCATGAGGTGGAAAACTGTGTCAGCCATCTTTTTCTTGGTGGTGCTTTACCTCATCATTGGGGCGACAGTGTTCAGAGCACTGGAGCAGCCCCACGAGAGCTCCCAGAAGCTGGCCATCCTCGCAGAAAAACTGGACTTCTTGGCCATGCACTCCTGCGTAAACTCCTCTGAGCTGGAGGATTTGGTGAAG CAAGTGGTTTCAGCAGTCCGAGCAGGTGTGAACCCTTCAGGAAATTCATCCAACCACATGAGCCTCTGGGACATCAGCTCCTCCTTTTTCTTTGCTGGGACTGTTATCACCACAATCG GATTTGGGAACATCTCTCCTCACACAGAAGGTGGGCGGATCTTCTGTATAATTTACGCTCTGCTTGGGATTCCCCTATTTGGATTCTTATTGGCTGGTGTCGGGGACCAGTTGGGGACCATTTTTGGGAAGGGCATCGCCAAAGTAGAGAAGATGATTGTG AAGTGGAAAGTCAGCCAGACAAAGATCCGCGTCATCTCCACGCTGATCTTCATTCTGTTCGGGTGCCTCATCTTCGTCGCTCTGCCAGTCATCATCTTCAAGCACATCGAGGGCTGGAGCACGCTAGAATCCATCTATTTTGTCGTCATAACCCTCACCACAATCGGCTTTGGAGACTTTGTTGCCGGTGAAAAAG GTGGGTCAGACAGCTCAGAGTTTCTGAACTACTACAAGCCTGTGGTGTGGTTCTGGATCCTGGTGGGCCTTGCCTACTTTGCCGCTGTGCTCAGTATGATTGGAGACTGGTTCCGAGTCATctccaaaaaaactaaagagGAG GTTGGGGAGTTTCGAGCTCACGCAGCCGAGTGGACAGCAAACGTGTCGGCAGAGTTCAAAGAGACCCGGCGGCGACTCAGCGTTGACATCTATGACAAGTTCCAACGTGCTGCATCCATCAAGCGCAAGCTGTCATCAGAGCTGGGTATAAACACGACCCTCAACCAAGAATTGACCCCTGGCAAAAGAGCGCTGTCTGTCAACCTGTATGAGGACAGAGAGGCCTACCCCAACTCGACTCTCTCCCTCAGTCCCATCAGGGGCACCCTGGTCCGGAATGGCAGCTTCTACCTGAACGGCCTCAGCCCAGACTACGCTGACCGGCAGGAGATCGCCATCATCGAAAATCTAAAATAA